The following proteins are co-located in the Thermococcus sp. genome:
- a CDS encoding type II toxin-antitoxin system VapC family toxin, producing the protein MKDLLVDSSVLIEYFKGNEQAVKLLESFEKADVVLYINDVVFSEVVYILLGYYLGRSPRTMKGNPDKLPSEIWEVFKVLRGFGFIPVEQSTVFKAMGLIEKYAMLPNDALILATCMEHGFSLVTLDDDFKVSAEAEGVHLITG; encoded by the coding sequence ATGAAGGACTTGCTCGTTGACAGCTCTGTGCTCATCGAGTACTTTAAGGGCAACGAGCAGGCAGTGAAGCTTCTGGAGTCCTTCGAAAAGGCCGATGTGGTGCTCTACATAAACGACGTTGTCTTCAGTGAGGTTGTTTACATCCTCCTCGGTTACTACCTTGGGAGGTCTCCCAGAACAATGAAGGGAAATCCTGATAAACTTCCCTCAGAAATCTGGGAGGTCTTTAAGGTTCTCAGGGGCTTTGGATTCATTCCCGTAGAGCAGAGCACCGTTTTTAAGGCGATGGGCCTCATCGAGAAGTACGCGATGCTCCCGAACGATGCATTAATCCTTGCCACCTGCATGGAGCATGGCTTTTCCCTGGTGACCCTAGATGATGATTTTAAGGTTTCGGCAGAGGCAGAGGGTGTTCACCTAATAACGGGATAA
- a CDS encoding type II toxin-antitoxin system VapC family toxin, with protein sequence MKGVLLDTSILIEHFKGNPKAKEILLRLMGSDVVLFINPIVFSEVVYLLLGFYSGVSPRSLKGKPEKLPGELDLVFEALEEYAFVELGEKTSHIAKDLIRKYAMLPNDALILATCMEHGFSLATLDDDFKLPAEKEGVPLIGVRA encoded by the coding sequence ATGAAGGGCGTCTTGCTCGATACCTCGATTCTGATTGAGCACTTCAAGGGAAATCCCAAAGCCAAGGAGATTCTCTTGAGATTGATGGGCTCAGATGTGGTTCTCTTCATCAACCCGATAGTCTTCAGTGAGGTCGTTTACCTACTTCTCGGCTTCTATTCCGGCGTATCTCCGAGAAGTTTGAAGGGAAAACCCGAAAAACTTCCAGGGGAGCTTGACCTTGTGTTTGAGGCCCTTGAGGAATATGCCTTCGTGGAACTCGGAGAAAAGACCTCTCATATAGCAAAAGACCTCATCCGCAAATACGCCATGCTCCCGAACGATGCATTAATCCTTGCCACCTGCATGGAGCACGGCTTTTCCCTGGCGACTCTGGATGACGACTTTAAACTTCCCGCGGAGAAGGAAGGCGTTCCACTCATCGGGGTGAGAGCTTGA
- a CDS encoding hydrogenase maturation protease — MRTLILALGNELMRDDGAGLKAGRLLAEKGYNVLEVGTDVFLLANHYSGEERVIIIDAILSDKLKPGEIVHLSGGEVFERLKAEMRSAHFMGAIDGLKLLMALDERLARAEVHFIGIVAKEIDLGMELSEEVERAVPKVVELVEKLTDTQSFKYSPENGE, encoded by the coding sequence TTGAGAACCCTAATCCTCGCCCTCGGAAACGAGCTGATGAGGGACGATGGAGCTGGCCTCAAGGCCGGCAGACTTCTCGCCGAGAAAGGCTACAACGTCCTTGAGGTCGGAACCGATGTCTTCCTCTTGGCCAACCACTACAGCGGCGAGGAGAGAGTTATCATCATCGACGCTATCTTGAGCGACAAGCTCAAACCGGGGGAGATAGTCCACCTTAGTGGGGGAGAAGTCTTCGAGAGGCTGAAGGCTGAGATGAGGAGCGCCCACTTCATGGGGGCAATAGACGGCCTTAAGCTCCTAATGGCCCTCGATGAGAGGCTGGCAAGGGCTGAGGTACACTTCATCGGCATCGTTGCCAAGGAGATAGACCTCGGCATGGAGCTGAGCGAGGAGGTCGAGAGGGCCGTTCCAAAGGTCGTTGAGCTGGTTGAAAAACTTACGGATACCCAAAGCTTTAAATACTCTCCCGAGAACGGGGAGTGA
- a CDS encoding TRAM domain-containing protein, producing MYGDRFGGYESEAPVKVGERYKVRIESLGKGGDGIAKIKGFVIFVPNTQVGDEVEIVINSVKRKFAFASVIE from the coding sequence ATGTACGGAGACAGATTTGGTGGATACGAAAGCGAAGCCCCCGTTAAGGTTGGGGAGAGATATAAAGTCAGGATTGAGAGCCTTGGAAAGGGCGGTGACGGCATCGCCAAGATAAAGGGCTTCGTTATCTTCGTCCCGAACACTCAGGTTGGAGACGAGGTCGAGATCGTTATCAACTCGGTCAAGAGGAAGTTCGCCTTCGCCTCGGTCATCGAGTGA
- a CDS encoding tRNA (N(6)-L-threonylcarbamoyladenosine(37)-C(2))-methylthiotransferase has translation MARVYVESYGCTRNRADGEIMEAILLRAGYELAESPEKADYVVVNTCAVKDPTEHKMVRRIRELLDSGKKVIATGCLIHVNPGVIDSRVSGMLGVKSIDRIAEAIEVAERGGKLVSVEGWRERNLDKLELPRLWKSGVVFVVPIGEGCLNACTYCATRFARGVLKSYKPELVVRWVKEALARGYKEIQLSSEDTGCYGFDIGTNLAKLLDEITAIEGVFRVRVGMMNPNHVIKILDELIEAYQSEKVYKFLHLPVQSGDNEVLRRMGRNYTVEEFEEIVKEFRRKISGLNLNTDIIVGFPGESGEAFENTVELVKRIRPDKINVSRYSPRPGTIASKWKQLPGWLVKERSRLLHRLRLQIAYEINQSYVGKKVEVLVHGEGKKGGIEGRTFNYKEIILDSGRAGQLGEAIVEGVGSTYLKGRLL, from the coding sequence ATGGCCAGAGTTTACGTGGAAAGCTACGGGTGCACGAGGAACAGGGCAGACGGAGAGATTATGGAGGCGATTCTGCTTAGGGCAGGCTATGAGCTGGCGGAGAGCCCGGAAAAAGCGGACTACGTTGTTGTAAACACCTGCGCCGTTAAAGACCCGACCGAGCACAAGATGGTCAGAAGAATCAGGGAACTCCTCGACTCTGGTAAGAAAGTAATAGCGACAGGCTGTCTCATCCACGTTAATCCCGGCGTAATAGATTCCCGCGTTTCCGGAATGCTGGGCGTTAAGAGCATAGATAGAATAGCTGAAGCCATTGAGGTTGCGGAGCGCGGTGGAAAGCTGGTGAGCGTCGAGGGCTGGCGCGAAAGGAATCTGGATAAGCTCGAACTCCCGCGCCTCTGGAAGTCTGGGGTTGTTTTTGTCGTCCCGATAGGCGAAGGCTGTCTCAACGCCTGCACATACTGTGCAACGCGCTTCGCCCGTGGAGTCCTCAAGAGCTACAAACCTGAACTTGTCGTCAGGTGGGTTAAGGAAGCTCTCGCGAGGGGCTATAAGGAGATACAGCTCTCCAGCGAGGACACCGGTTGCTACGGCTTTGATATCGGGACTAACTTAGCTAAGCTCCTCGACGAGATAACGGCCATTGAGGGGGTGTTCCGCGTTAGAGTGGGTATGATGAACCCAAATCATGTGATAAAGATTCTCGACGAGCTGATTGAGGCATATCAAAGCGAGAAGGTCTACAAGTTCCTACATCTTCCCGTGCAGAGCGGGGACAACGAGGTTTTGAGGAGGATGGGGCGGAATTACACCGTTGAGGAGTTCGAGGAGATAGTCAAGGAGTTCAGGAGGAAAATCTCCGGACTGAACCTCAACACGGACATCATAGTTGGCTTTCCCGGGGAGAGCGGGGAAGCCTTCGAGAACACGGTCGAGCTTGTGAAGAGGATAAGGCCCGACAAGATAAACGTCTCCCGCTACTCGCCGAGGCCGGGCACGATAGCCTCAAAGTGGAAGCAGTTGCCGGGCTGGCTCGTCAAGGAGCGCTCCAGACTCTTACATCGCCTGAGGCTTCAAATAGCCTACGAGATAAATCAATCCTACGTGGGGAAGAAGGTCGAGGTTCTGGTTCACGGCGAGGGCAAGAAAGGAGGAATCGAGGGGAGGACGTTCAACTACAAGGAGATAATCCTCGACTCCGGAAGGGCCGGCCAACTGGGAGAAGCTATCGTTGAGGGCGTTGGCTCCACCTACCTTAAAGGTCGTCTTCTTTAG
- a CDS encoding signal peptidase I, with translation MRLRHFDFFSLLSYLLLFLVAGVVVLHFVFGFQYVVILTDSMKPSINPGDLVITKPVDPSELRVGDVILYEVHIGGNTYRITHRIVEIKTDPSGRYYLVTKGDNRKYADPWNVYPEQVLGKVVLVIHTVGVLWYYTPMIVLALFLFVIASLAYDLALELLKEKPPLPKSRKAHLLLIRRKKVKLHYHKR, from the coding sequence ATGAGGCTCAGACACTTTGATTTTTTCTCACTTTTGAGTTATCTTCTCCTGTTCCTTGTAGCAGGGGTTGTTGTTCTCCACTTCGTCTTCGGCTTTCAGTACGTTGTCATCCTCACTGACTCGATGAAGCCCTCCATAAACCCGGGCGACCTTGTGATAACGAAGCCTGTTGATCCATCGGAACTTCGCGTCGGCGACGTTATACTCTACGAGGTCCACATCGGAGGCAACACCTACAGGATAACCCACAGGATAGTGGAAATAAAGACCGACCCGTCGGGGAGGTATTACCTCGTAACCAAGGGCGACAACAGGAAATACGCTGACCCATGGAACGTTTACCCGGAGCAGGTTCTCGGCAAGGTCGTCTTGGTTATACACACCGTTGGCGTCCTGTGGTACTACACGCCCATGATAGTCCTGGCTCTCTTCCTCTTCGTCATAGCCTCCTTGGCTTATGACCTTGCTCTTGAGCTCCTGAAAGAAAAACCACCCCTCCCCAAGTCGAGGAAGGCCCACCTCCTCCTCATAAGGAGGAAAAAGGTGAAGCTCCACTACCACAAACGCTAG
- a CDS encoding cupin domain-containing protein encodes MFVGHYKDVPEKDTGFEGVTIRWLVSPRLGAKNFAMRYFVMKKGSEIPIHQHDWEHEIFIVRGEGIITNGKEEHHVKAGNFLYVPPNEPHGYKATGETLEFLCIIPAKKEAIPEDEWA; translated from the coding sequence ATGTTCGTCGGCCACTACAAGGATGTTCCCGAGAAGGATACCGGGTTTGAAGGAGTAACCATCCGCTGGCTCGTTTCTCCAAGGCTTGGAGCAAAAAACTTCGCAATGCGCTACTTCGTGATGAAGAAGGGCTCGGAGATACCGATACACCAGCACGACTGGGAGCACGAGATATTCATCGTTAGAGGAGAGGGGATAATCACCAACGGCAAAGAGGAGCACCACGTAAAGGCCGGAAACTTCCTCTACGTCCCGCCCAACGAGCCCCACGGCTACAAAGCGACGGGAGAAACCCTTGAGTTCCTCTGCATAATCCCGGCAAAGAAGGAAGCCATTCCCGAGGACGAGTGGGCCTAG